GGTCCAGACCACGCGCGCGATCGGCAGCGCGCTGGGCACGGCGCTGGTGGGTATCCTGATTTCGCATAGTTCCGTACTAAACGGAGTGCGGACTGGCTTGGGCTTGTGTATTGTCCTGTCCCTGACCTGCGCGGTGCTCGCGCACCGGGTGAAGATGAAGAACCTGGCTTCTGCCCGGAAACCCTCCTGAGACTGGACTGCACATGCGTCGTCGCGATCTGCTGGACCTGCTGGTCCTGGCCGCCGTATGGGGCGGCTCGTTCCTGTTCATGCGCATCGCCGTGCCCGAATTCGGGCCGGTGCCGCTGATCGAGCTACGCGTCGGACTGGCCGCGCTGTTCCTGCTGCCGGCCGCGATCTGGCGCGGCAGGCTGCCGCTGATGGCGCGGCACTGGAAAGCCATCCTGGTGGTGGGCACGCTCAACGCCGCCCTGCCCTTCGTCCTGTATGCCTATTCGGCGCAATCGCTGGGCGCGGGCTTCCTGTCGGTGTCCAACGCGGTGACGCCCGTCTGGGGCGCCGTGATCGGCTGGCTCTGGCTCAAGGACAAGCTGGCCTGGTCGCGCTCGCTGGGCCTGCTGATCGCGCTGCTGGGCATCGTGGTGCTGGTCTGGGACAAGCTCAGCTTCACCTCCGGCGGCACCGGCCCGGCCGTGCTGGCGGCCGTATCCGCGCCCGTGTTCTACGGCATCGCGGCCAACTGGACCAAACGCTTTCTGACCGGCGTGGACGCGCTGACCAACGCCACCGGCAGCATGGTCGCCGCCTCGCTGGTGCTGCTGCCGGCCGCCGTGATGACCTGGCCGCAGGCGCCGGTCTCGGCCATGGCCTGGGGCGCCACCACGCTGCTGGCCGTGGTCTGTACCGGCGCGGCCTATATCGTGTTCTTCCGGCTGATCGCCAACGTCGGCCCCACCCGCGCGGTCAGCGTCACCTTCCTGGTGCCGATCTTCGGCGTGATGTGGGGCGCATGGTTCCTGAACGAGACGATCACCGGCCCCATCCTGGCGGGTGCCGGCGTGATCCTGGTGGGCACGGCGCTGGCGCTGGGACTGATCGGCGCGCGGCGCAAGCCCGCGTAGCACGCACAGCGCTGCGACGGAAAAAGGCTCAGTACTTGTCCGAGGTTCCCGTCAGCGCCACGCCAATCCGCAGCAGTACATACGACGCCGCGTCCACCCAACGCCGCAGCAGCCCGCGCCGTTGATAGTCCAGCGGCCGGATGAAGCGGCCGCCCTCGCGGATGGCCGTCTCCAGCCGTTCCTGCAAGTCCCAGGCGAAGGGCTGGTCGTCGATCACCACGTTCGCTTCGCGCGCCAGCAGCAGGCTGAAGGGATCCAGGTTGGACGAGCCCACGGTGGCCACGTTGTCGATAACGGCCACCTTGGCATGCAGGTAGCCGGGCATGTATTCGTAGATCTCGATGCCGTCGCGCAGCAGCTGGTCGTACAGCGAACGCGTGGCGTGGTACTGCATGCGGTATTCGACCTTGCCCTGCAGCAGCAACCGCACGCGCACGCCGCGCGCCGCCGCCCTGGCCAGGGCGCGGCGGAATTGCACGCCGGGAAAGAAATAGGCGTTGGCGATAAGGATGTCGCGCCGCGCCTCGGTAATGCCCAGCAGATAGGCGCGCTCGAAGGTCTGGCGAAAGCGCAGGTTGTCGCGCAACACCAGCGCGGCGCGCATCTGGCCGCAAGGCGCCACAGCGACATGATGCGGCTTGGCCAGCCGCATGCGGTTCCAGTCGCGCGGATGGCGCCGCAGGCGCGCCCAGTTCAGCCGCACCCAAAGCAGATCCTGGGCGTAGGCGGCGTCGGTGACCACCGGCCCGCGCACCTGGACAGCGAAGTCGAAGCGCGGCGCGGTCAGGCCGTCAGTGGGGTCCAGGTCATCGTAATCGTCGACGATGTTGATGCCGCCCACATAGGCGATCTGCCCGTCGATCACGCTGACCTTGCGATGCAGGCGCCGCAGGCGGCTGCGCGACGGGATCAGCTTGGCGAACCAGCGCGGCTCGGGCCGGAAGATGCGGCATTGGGCGCCGGCGTTGGTGAGCCTGACTCGGACCTCGTCGGCGGTGGCGGCGCTGCCGAAACCGTCCAGCACCACCCGCACCTTGACGCCGCGAAGCGCGGCTTCGGCCAGGCACCGCAGCACCATCTCGCCGCTGCGGTCCAGCATGAAGATATAGGTTTCCAGGTGCACGCTGACCGTGGCGGCATCGATGGCGGCGCACAGGGACGGGAAGAAGTCCGCGCCGTTCTGCAACAGCCGGATGTCGTTGCCATCCGTCCAGTCCAGCCTGACCGGCTCGCGCTTCACGGCAGTTCCAGCTCGGCCAGCAGCGGGGAATGATCGGACAGCCGGGCCCATTCCCGGCCGCGCAGCACGCGCGCGCTGCGCACGGCGAAGCCGCGCTGGTAGATGCGGTCCAGCCGGAACCAGGGGAACACGGCGGGAAAGGTGCGCGGCGGCGGCAGCAGCAGGCGCGAGCTGCCGTCCATGCCGAGCTGGTTGGTGCGCTCCATGACCGAAATGCCGTTGGGCACGCCGCGCAGCGCGTTGGTCAGGCGCTTGACCGAGTCGCGCAGTCGCGGCAGCTCGCCGCCATGGCTGCGCGGCGCGTGCGAGAACACTTCGTACAGGCCGAGCTGCTGCACGAACAGCGGCGCCAGCCGGTCGCCCCAGTCATTGAAATCGCCGGCGACGAGGATGGGGTCGCCCTCGGGCACCAGGCGACGGATGCGCTCGGTCAGCGCCAGGATCTGGCGACTGCGGCTGCCGGCGAACAGGCCCAGGTGGACCACGAAGCAATGCACGGCGCGCCCGTCCAGCTCGATGCGGGCATGCAGCAGGCCGCGCTGTTCGAGGCGGTGGTCGGAGATGTCCTGGTTCTCGTGCTCGACGATCGGAAAGCGCGACAACAGCGCGTTGCCATGGTCGGTCTGGTGGCGGATGGCGTTGCGCCCGTAGGCTACGTCCAGCCGCAGCGCCGCGGCCAGCGATTCATGCTGCGCATCCAGCAGCGACCTGTTTTCGTTGCGCCCCTGCACTTCCTGCAGGAAGACCAGGTCGGGACGCAGCCCGTACAGGCCCAGGCGCAGCTCGTTCAGGGAGTCGCGCCGGCCCAGCGCCGAGCGGCCTTTATGGATGTTGTAGCTGACGACACGGATGAGCGACATGGAAGCGATGGCGCCTTACAAGACATGGAACCCGCCGGCCCGGACGCCCGCAAGCGCACCCCGACCCGACGCCGCCACACCCGGCGGCGCTTGCCAGATTACCGCATTTCAGTTGCCGTTTACCGCCCCCGACGCAGCCAGAAACAGAAACGCCCCGGACAAGTCCGGGGCGGTCTCTGAAACTGCGAATAACCAGTAGCGGCTATTGAAAAGAAGGCACCAGAAAATCGAGGCACCCTCCCCGCAAGCCACCAGCGCCCCACAAGCGCAGCGGCACGGATCCGGCTCCGCCGGTCCGTAGCCGCGCCCCCTTGAGGGGGAAGCGCGCAGCGCTTCGGGGGTGGGTCACTTCTCTACATTGCGCAGCCGGATGTGCAGCTCGCGCAGCTGCTTCTCGTCGACCTCCGACGGCGCCTGCGTCAGCAGACACTGCGCGCGCTGGGTCTTCGGGAAGGCGATCACGTCGCGGATCGACTCGGCGCCGGTCATCATGGTGACGATGCGGTCCAGGCCGAAGGCGATGCCGCCATGGGGCGGCGCGCCGTATTGCAGCGCGTCCAGCAGGAAGCCGAACTTCTCGCGGGCTTCCTCGGCGCCGATCTTCAGCGCGCGGAACACCTTGCTCTGCACTTCCTCGCGGTGGATACGGACCGAGCCGCCGCCGATTTCCCAGCCGTTCAGCACCATGTCGTAGGCCTTGGCGAAGGCCTTGCTCGGATCGGATTCGAGGAAGTCCTCGTGGCCGTCCTTGGGGCTGGTGAAGGGGTGGTGGGCGGCGGTGTAGCGGCCGTCTTCCTCGTCGTATTCGAACATCGGGAAGTCGACCACCCACAGCGGCTTCCAGCCGGCGGTCGCCAGGCCGGTCTTCTTGCCGAATTCGCTGTGGCCGATCTTCACGCGCAGCGCGCCGATGGCGTCGTTCACGACCTTCTCGCGGTCCGCGCCGAAGAAGATGATGTCGCCGTCCTGGGCGCCGGTGCGCTTGATCAGCTCGGCCAGCGCGGCGTCATGCAGGTTCTTGACGATGGGCGATTGCAGGCCGTCGCGGCCCTTGGCCACTTCGTTGACCTTGATGTAGGCCAGGCCCTTGGCGCCGTAGATACCGACGAACTGCGTGTAGGCGTCGATCTCGCTGCGCGACATCTCGGCCCCGCCCGGCACGCGCAGGGCGACCACGCGGCTGCCCGGCGCCGTGGCGGCGGCGGCGAAGACCTTGAAGTCCACGTCGCGCATGACGTCGGTCATGTCGGTGAATTCCAGGTTCACGCGCAGGTCCGGCTTGTCCGAGCCGTAGCGGCGCATGGCTTCGGTCCAGGTCATGATCGGGAACGGCGACGGCAGGTCCACGTCCTGCACCACCTTGAACACGTGGCGGATCATGTTCTCGAAGATCTCGCGGATCTCGAGTTCGCTCAGGAACGAGGTTTCGCAATCGATCTGGGTGAATTCCGGCTGACGGTCGGCGCGCAGGTCTTCGTCGCGGAAGCACTTGGTGATCTGGTAGTAGCGGTCGAAGCCCGACACCATCAGCATCTGCTTGAACAGCTGCGGCGACTGCGGCAGCGCGAAGAAGTGGCCGGCGTTCACGCGCGAGGGCACCAGGTAGTCGCGCGCGCCTTCGGGCGTGCTCTTGGTCAGCATCGGGGTTTCGATGTCGATGAAGCCCAGCTGATCCAGGAACTTGCGCACTTCGATCGACACGCGGTAGCGCAGCATCAGGTTGCGCTGCATCTGCGGGCGGCGCAGGTCCAGCACGCGGTGCGTCAGGCGGGTGGTCTCGGACAGATTGTCGTCATCGAGCTGGAACGGCGGCGTGACCGACGCGTTCAGGATCTCGACTTCCTTGCACAGCACTTCGATCTCGCCCGAGGCCAGTTCGGCGTTGGCCGTGCCGGCCGGACGCTCGCGCACCAGGCCGGTGACGCGGATGCAGAATTCGTTGCGCAGGCGCTCGGCGGTGGCGAAGGCGGCGTTGTCCGGATCGAACACGATCTGGGCCAGGCCCGCGCGATCGCGCAGGTCGATGAAGATGACCCCGCCGTGGTCGCGGCGGCGGTTCACCCAGCCGAACAGGGTGACGGTCTGGCCGAGATGGTCACGGCAAACCTGGCCGGTATAGCAGGTACGCATGCGGGATGACTCCGTTGTGTGCTTGGTAGTAGCGTAAAGGGTTACGAATCGGCGTGGGGCGCCGGTACGGGCGGGGCGGGCCGGTCGGCGGCAGGCATCGCCGCGGCCGGGGCGACCACGCCCATGGAAACGATGTACTTCAGGGCCGCGTCCACGCTCATCTGCAGGTCGATCGCCTCGGTGCGCGGCACCATGAGGAAAAAGCCCGAGGTCGGGTTGGGCGTGGTCGGCACGTAGACGCTGATGTGCTCGCCGGGCAGCTGTTCCGCCACCTCGCCGCCGGGCGTGCCGGTGACGAAGGCGATGGTCCAGGCGCCGGCGCGCGGATACTGCACCAGCACGGCGCGGCGGAACGCCTGACCGTTGGGCGCCAGCACCGTGTCGCTGACCTGCTTGACCGAGTTGTAGATGGAGCGCACCAACGGGATGCGGCCCAGCAGGGCCTCCCACTGGTCGACCATCGTGCGGCCGATCAGGTTGGCGGCGAAAATGCCCGTCAGCAGCACCACCGCCACGACCAGGACGAAGCGGAAGCCGGGGATGTCGACGCCGAACAGCGATTCGGACGACAGGAAGCCGGGCACGAACCCTTCCAGGGTGGCGACCAGCAGACCCAGCACCCACACCGTGATGACCAGGGGAACCCAGATCAGCAGGCCGGTGATGAAGTACTTCTTGATGACGCGCATTCGCATCGCGTGGCTCTAGGAAGCCGCGGACCCGGTGGCGGCGGGAGTGGCCGGGGCCGCCGGCGCCGCGGGCGTGGCCGGCGCGGCCGCGGGAGCGGCGCTCTCGGACGGGGCCGACGTGGACGCGCCGCCGCTGCCGTTGCCGCGGAAATCCGTGACATACCAGCCGGAGCCCTTGAGCTGGAAGCCAGCCGCGGTCACCTGCTTGGAAAAGGCACTCTGGCCGCACTCGGGGCAAACCGTGAGCGGCGCGTCGGAGATCTTCTGCAGCACATCCTTGGCATGGCCGCAGGCGCTGCACTTATAAGCGTAAATGGGCATTTCGTGCTCCCGGGCGCGAACCCGGCGTATCAAAAGACCGTTCCAAAAGACCGTTCGCCAAATCACGACGGGCAGACGGCCCGGCGGTCTGGCCATGGCCCGGCCACGAACGCGGCGGCGGATGCCGCGCGCTGAAGGCAAGACCAAAAAAATACGGGAAAGTCTTGAATTTTAGCGGTTTTTCATGAACAACCGGAGACGGCCCGGGCGGCGGGTCCCCCAGGACGCCGCGCCCGGACTCGCCCGGGGCGCCCCACGCCGCTTCCCGCGAGCCGCCGGCCGGCTTTCCCGACGGTTCCCAGGCCGGTTGGGGCCGGTCCCGCGCCGCCCGCCGGACCGCCTAGACGGGCAGCAGGAACATCAGCGCCGCCACCAGCGTCGGCCCCAGGGCCGACAGGAACAGCCGGCCTGACGAGATGCTGCCGTCCGGGAAATGGTTCTTCAGGATGGCGAAGCCGGCCGGATTCGGCGCGTTGGCGATCACGGTCAGGCCGCCGCCGGTGACGGCGCCCGCCACCAGCATGTAACGCCAGGCCTCGCTGGTGCCCTCGACCAGCGATCCCAGGTAGGTCAGGGCCGCATTGTCCGTGATGGCCGTCAGCGCGGTCGCGCCCCAGAACAGCACGAAGGGCTGCAGGCCGCCCAGCAGGTCCTGCAGCCACCATTTCTGCAGGCCGCCCAGCACCACCAGCCCGGCCAGGAAGAAGCCGACCATCAGCCCTTCCTTGATCATCAGGCGGCTCTGGTAGCGCTTGTACGCTTCCGTGAAGCCGATGAACATCATCAGCAGGCCCAGGAAGATCGCGGGATGGTGCGCGGTGAGCACCACGGCGACCAGGAACGCCAGGTGCACCAGCATGACCACGACCGGCACCGGCGGACGCCGGTCCGCGCCTTCAGGCGCGTCAACGCCGCCACCGGTGCCCACGCTGTGCCCCAGCAGCGCCTTGCGGCAGACCAGGGTCAGCAGCGCCGCGTTCAGGCACACGGCCACGGCGGCGCGCCAGCCGAAGTGCTGCAGCATGAAGCCGGAATCCCAGCCGAAAGTGGTCGCCACCATCAACACGGGCGGCGCGGCGTAGGACGTGAGCACCCCGCCGATCGACACGTTGACGAACAGCACGCCCAGCGTCATGTACTTGAAGCCGGCCCGGCCGCTGGTGCGGAAATAGGCGTCGCGCAGCAGGATGGCGGCCAGCGTCATGGCGGCCGGCTCGGTGATGAAGGAACCGCCCAGCGGCACCAGCGACATGATCACGAAGAACGTGGCCAGCTCGCGGCGCAGCGGCAGCACGCGCGCCGCCAGCCGCACCAGCTGTCCCACCAGTTCCAGGATCGGGCGGCTGGCCGCCACCACCATGATGACGAACACGAACAACGGCTCGGTGAAATTGCGCGTGTCCATGTACTCGATGGCCGTGGACGGCCCGGACAGCGCCGCCATGGCGACGATAAGCGCGAAAGCCCACACGCCGAACACCGCCTCGACCTCGGCGAACAGATGCCAGAAGCCCGCGTGCGGCCCGCCTTTGTGCGCCAGCCGCGCGAAGAACGGCACCGAGAACGTATGAAGGACCGCCACCGCGAACAACAGGGTGGCGATGACTTCGATGGGCTGGGGCATGGCTGGGCTTCCGTGATCAGGGACGATGACTGCGCCCTGCCCGCCTGAAGGCACGCAGGGCAAGGGCCGCAATATAACGTAGGCCCCCGTCCCCGCGACACCGGGTCACTACTAAGACGCGCGCGCCTGCCGGCCGTGCGCGACGCCATCACCACCCGCCAGGGCAAGGCAGGCGCTCGGGCCAGACAGGACGTCCGACCGGCGCCATCGTCGCTCAGGCGATCGGCGCGGGCGGATCGCCGCCTTCCTGCGCCGCCTTCATCTCCATCAGCAGGCTGTGCAGCATCTCGGTGGACAGGCCGTGCAGCACCAGCCGGTAGCCGGCGCGCAGCGTCGACATCGGCACCAGCGGATGGCTGTTGTTCACCAGGATCAGGTGCTGTGGCGCGCCCAGCAGCTTGGCCGCGTAGATGCCGATGGTCTCGTCCAGCTGCAGCGAATTGGCCGCGCGCCAGAAGTCGTTGTCGGTGAGCATGAGCTGGTACAGCGGCGTGAACAGCTCGATGGCGCTTTGCAGGTCCAGGAAATTCAGCCGCGACTGCGGCATGTCGTCCAGCAGCAACCCGGGATCGCGGATCATGGAGAAGTCGACCCGCTCGGGCGCATGCATCTCCACGCCCGCCTCGCGCAGCGCGGTGTTGAGCCGGATGACGAAGTTGAACAGGTTCAGGTCGTGCTTGACGAACAGTTCATCCTTCAGGTCGTCGATCTCGCGCGGCTCCAGCGGCGTGGTGCTGACCGGCACCGGCGAATTGGCGGCGATGAAGGCCAGGATCTGCGCGCCCAGGTGGAAGTGCCGCAGGATCAGCCAGTTGGCCTCGGGCGAGACGAAGCGCTTCAGGCCCCAGGCCAGGATGCGATGCAGCAGCTTCGAATGCGACCAGCGCCTCGGCACGAAGGTCTTGACC
The Achromobacter sp. AONIH1 DNA segment above includes these coding regions:
- a CDS encoding FmdB family zinc ribbon protein yields the protein MPIYAYKCSACGHAKDVLQKISDAPLTVCPECGQSAFSKQVTAAGFQLKGSGWYVTDFRGNGSGGASTSAPSESAAPAAAPATPAAPAAPATPAATGSAAS
- a CDS encoding putative Na+/H+ antiporter, with amino-acid sequence MPQPIEVIATLLFAVAVLHTFSVPFFARLAHKGGPHAGFWHLFAEVEAVFGVWAFALIVAMAALSGPSTAIEYMDTRNFTEPLFVFVIMVVAASRPILELVGQLVRLAARVLPLRRELATFFVIMSLVPLGGSFITEPAAMTLAAILLRDAYFRTSGRAGFKYMTLGVLFVNVSIGGVLTSYAAPPVLMVATTFGWDSGFMLQHFGWRAAVAVCLNAALLTLVCRKALLGHSVGTGGGVDAPEGADRRPPVPVVVMLVHLAFLVAVVLTAHHPAIFLGLLMMFIGFTEAYKRYQSRLMIKEGLMVGFFLAGLVVLGGLQKWWLQDLLGGLQPFVLFWGATALTAITDNAALTYLGSLVEGTSEAWRYMLVAGAVTGGGLTVIANAPNPAGFAILKNHFPDGSISSGRLFLSALGPTLVAALMFLLPV
- the aspS gene encoding aspartate--tRNA ligase produces the protein MRTCYTGQVCRDHLGQTVTLFGWVNRRRDHGGVIFIDLRDRAGLAQIVFDPDNAAFATAERLRNEFCIRVTGLVRERPAGTANAELASGEIEVLCKEVEILNASVTPPFQLDDDNLSETTRLTHRVLDLRRPQMQRNLMLRYRVSIEVRKFLDQLGFIDIETPMLTKSTPEGARDYLVPSRVNAGHFFALPQSPQLFKQMLMVSGFDRYYQITKCFRDEDLRADRQPEFTQIDCETSFLSELEIREIFENMIRHVFKVVQDVDLPSPFPIMTWTEAMRRYGSDKPDLRVNLEFTDMTDVMRDVDFKVFAAAATAPGSRVVALRVPGGAEMSRSEIDAYTQFVGIYGAKGLAYIKVNEVAKGRDGLQSPIVKNLHDAALAELIKRTGAQDGDIIFFGADREKVVNDAIGALRVKIGHSEFGKKTGLATAGWKPLWVVDFPMFEYDEEDGRYTAAHHPFTSPKDGHEDFLESDPSKAFAKAYDMVLNGWEIGGGSVRIHREEVQSKVFRALKIGAEEAREKFGFLLDALQYGAPPHGGIAFGLDRIVTMMTGAESIRDVIAFPKTQRAQCLLTQAPSEVDEKQLRELHIRLRNVEK
- a CDS encoding DMT family transporter, with amino-acid sequence MRRRDLLDLLVLAAVWGGSFLFMRIAVPEFGPVPLIELRVGLAALFLLPAAIWRGRLPLMARHWKAILVVGTLNAALPFVLYAYSAQSLGAGFLSVSNAVTPVWGAVIGWLWLKDKLAWSRSLGLLIALLGIVVLVWDKLSFTSGGTGPAVLAAVSAPVFYGIAANWTKRFLTGVDALTNATGSMVAASLVLLPAAVMTWPQAPVSAMAWGATTLLAVVCTGAAYIVFFRLIANVGPTRAVSVTFLVPIFGVMWGAWFLNETITGPILAGAGVILVGTALALGLIGARRKPA
- a CDS encoding DUF502 domain-containing protein — translated: MRVIKKYFITGLLIWVPLVITVWVLGLLVATLEGFVPGFLSSESLFGVDIPGFRFVLVVAVVLLTGIFAANLIGRTMVDQWEALLGRIPLVRSIYNSVKQVSDTVLAPNGQAFRRAVLVQYPRAGAWTIAFVTGTPGGEVAEQLPGEHISVYVPTTPNPTSGFFLMVPRTEAIDLQMSVDAALKYIVSMGVVAPAAAMPAADRPAPPVPAPHADS
- the clsB gene encoding cardiolipin synthase ClsB produces the protein MKREPVRLDWTDGNDIRLLQNGADFFPSLCAAIDAATVSVHLETYIFMLDRSGEMVLRCLAEAALRGVKVRVVLDGFGSAATADEVRVRLTNAGAQCRIFRPEPRWFAKLIPSRSRLRRLHRKVSVIDGQIAYVGGINIVDDYDDLDPTDGLTAPRFDFAVQVRGPVVTDAAYAQDLLWVRLNWARLRRHPRDWNRMRLAKPHHVAVAPCGQMRAALVLRDNLRFRQTFERAYLLGITEARRDILIANAYFFPGVQFRRALARAAARGVRVRLLLQGKVEYRMQYHATRSLYDQLLRDGIEIYEYMPGYLHAKVAVIDNVATVGSSNLDPFSLLLAREANVVIDDQPFAWDLQERLETAIREGGRFIRPLDYQRRGLLRRWVDAASYVLLRIGVALTGTSDKY
- a CDS encoding endonuclease/exonuclease/phosphatase family protein — its product is MSLIRVVSYNIHKGRSALGRRDSLNELRLGLYGLRPDLVFLQEVQGRNENRSLLDAQHESLAAALRLDVAYGRNAIRHQTDHGNALLSRFPIVEHENQDISDHRLEQRGLLHARIELDGRAVHCFVVHLGLFAGSRSRQILALTERIRRLVPEGDPILVAGDFNDWGDRLAPLFVQQLGLYEVFSHAPRSHGGELPRLRDSVKRLTNALRGVPNGISVMERTNQLGMDGSSRLLLPPPRTFPAVFPWFRLDRIYQRGFAVRSARVLRGREWARLSDHSPLLAELELP